Proteins from one Mugil cephalus isolate CIBA_MC_2020 chromosome 15, CIBA_Mcephalus_1.1, whole genome shotgun sequence genomic window:
- the LOC125021515 gene encoding GTPase IMAP family member 7-like isoform X2, whose product MAASQTPTQRGRRGSKGQDLNFRLVLVGKTGAGKSSSANTILGIDAFTAAVSQSSVTRHCCKVKGEVFGREVTIIDTPGLFDTSLSDLTVKREISKCINMSAPGPHAILLVIKVGRFTTEEQDAVRQVAEIFGEDAWNYTMILFTQEDQPGPDFHTQLERAGPELKSVLKKVGNRFHVLNNNKTNNRGQVLDLLDKVEKMVDANGGKFYSNYTYQEVVQMLDQRETELREIYRKKLEEEVKAVESQYERKLREAQQEREQVEERLQSELKELRRYYQILESGVRHVVEQTVPTDSLEDIAKFHQTLKLKLN is encoded by the exons ATGGCCGCCTCCCAAACACCCA cccagagaggaagaagaggaagtaaaGGTCAAGATCTAA ACTTCAGGCTGGTTCTTGTTGGGAAGACTGGAGCAGGGAAGAGCTCCAGTGCAAACACCATCCTGGGAATAGATGCCTTCACTGCAGCAGTCAGCCAGTCCTCAG tGACCAGACACTGCTGTAAGGTGAAAGGGGAGGTGTTTGGGAGGGAGGTGACCATCATCGACACTCCCGGCCTCTTCGACACCTCGTTATCTGATCTCACCGTGAAGAGGGAGATCTCCAAATGCATCAACATGTCGGCCCCGGGGCCCCACGCCATCCTGCTGGTCATCAAGGTGGGACGCTTTACCACGGAGGAGCAAGACGCCGTGAGGCAGGTGGCAGAGATCTTTGGGGAGGATGCCTGGAACTACACCATGATCCTCTTCACCCAGGAGGACCAACCTGGACCAGACTTCCACACACAGCTGGAGAGGGCTGGACCTGAGCTGAAGTCAGTGCTGAAGAAGGTGGGAAACAGGTTTCATGtcctcaacaacaacaagaccaATAACCGTGGTCAGGTCCTGGACCTGCTGGACAAGGTGGAGAAGATGGTGGATGCAAACGGAGGGAAGTTCTACTCCAACTACACCTACCAGGAGGTGGTGCAGATGTTGGatcagagagagacggagctcAGAGAGATTTACAGGAAGAAACTGGAGGAGGAAGTCAAAGCTGTGGAGTCACAGTATGAGAGGAAGCTGAGAGAAGCTCAGCAGGAACGAGAGCAGGTGGAGGAACGACTGCAGTCTGAGCTGAAGGAGTTGAGGAGGTATTATCAGATTCTAGAGAGCGGAGTCCGTCATGTAGTCGAGCAGACGGTACCGACTGATTCCTTGGAAGACATCGCCAAGTTTCATCAGACgctgaaactgaaactcaaCTGA
- the ndufa2 gene encoding NADH dehydrogenase [ubiquinone] 1 alpha subcomplex subunit 2 codes for MAAAAVRALGSGLSKNLREIRLHLCQTSAASQGARDFVEQNYVALKKSNPDFPFLIRECSGVQARLWARYDFGKESSVSVDNMSADQVTKALQTLAQSKP; via the exons atggcggccgccgCAGTGAGAGCTCTGGGCTCCGGTCTGAGTAAAAACCTCCGAGAGATCCGGCTTCACCTCTGCCAGACCTCCGCGGCCAGTCAGGGGGCCAG agacTTCGTGGAGCAGAACTATGTGGCCCTGAAGAAGTCCAACCCAGACTTCCCCTTCCTGATCCGAGAGTGTTCTGGAGTCCAGGCCCGGCTCTGGGCCCGATACG ATTTCGGTAAAGAGAGCAGCGTCTCTGTGGACAACATGTCGGCCGACCAGGTGACTAAAGCTCTGCAGACTCTGGCTCAGTCCAAACcttga
- the LOC125021515 gene encoding GTPase IMAP family member 7-like isoform X1 translates to MRLMSALMKSAQRGRRGSKGQDLNFRLVLVGKTGAGKSSSANTILGIDAFTAAVSQSSVTRHCCKVKGEVFGREVTIIDTPGLFDTSLSDLTVKREISKCINMSAPGPHAILLVIKVGRFTTEEQDAVRQVAEIFGEDAWNYTMILFTQEDQPGPDFHTQLERAGPELKSVLKKVGNRFHVLNNNKTNNRGQVLDLLDKVEKMVDANGGKFYSNYTYQEVVQMLDQRETELREIYRKKLEEEVKAVESQYERKLREAQQEREQVEERLQSELKELRRYYQILESGVRHVVEQTVPTDSLEDIAKFHQTLKLKLN, encoded by the exons atgagaTTAATGTCAGCATTGATGAAATCAG cccagagaggaagaagaggaagtaaaGGTCAAGATCTAA ACTTCAGGCTGGTTCTTGTTGGGAAGACTGGAGCAGGGAAGAGCTCCAGTGCAAACACCATCCTGGGAATAGATGCCTTCACTGCAGCAGTCAGCCAGTCCTCAG tGACCAGACACTGCTGTAAGGTGAAAGGGGAGGTGTTTGGGAGGGAGGTGACCATCATCGACACTCCCGGCCTCTTCGACACCTCGTTATCTGATCTCACCGTGAAGAGGGAGATCTCCAAATGCATCAACATGTCGGCCCCGGGGCCCCACGCCATCCTGCTGGTCATCAAGGTGGGACGCTTTACCACGGAGGAGCAAGACGCCGTGAGGCAGGTGGCAGAGATCTTTGGGGAGGATGCCTGGAACTACACCATGATCCTCTTCACCCAGGAGGACCAACCTGGACCAGACTTCCACACACAGCTGGAGAGGGCTGGACCTGAGCTGAAGTCAGTGCTGAAGAAGGTGGGAAACAGGTTTCATGtcctcaacaacaacaagaccaATAACCGTGGTCAGGTCCTGGACCTGCTGGACAAGGTGGAGAAGATGGTGGATGCAAACGGAGGGAAGTTCTACTCCAACTACACCTACCAGGAGGTGGTGCAGATGTTGGatcagagagagacggagctcAGAGAGATTTACAGGAAGAAACTGGAGGAGGAAGTCAAAGCTGTGGAGTCACAGTATGAGAGGAAGCTGAGAGAAGCTCAGCAGGAACGAGAGCAGGTGGAGGAACGACTGCAGTCTGAGCTGAAGGAGTTGAGGAGGTATTATCAGATTCTAGAGAGCGGAGTCCGTCATGTAGTCGAGCAGACGGTACCGACTGATTCCTTGGAAGACATCGCCAAGTTTCATCAGACgctgaaactgaaactcaaCTGA
- the ik gene encoding protein Red, producing MPETESYSNPLAPEGHEVDDPRAAAAQSKLTNDDFRKLLMTPRAAPSSAPPSKSRHHEMPRDYNEDEDPAARRRKKKSYYAKLRQQEMERERELAEKYRDRARERRDGVNKDYEETELISTTANYRAVGPTAEADKSAAEKRRQLIQESKFLGGDMEHTHLVKGLDFALLQKVRAEITSKEKEEEDMMEKVQKEAKKDVEPEEKIEFKTRLGRNIYRVVFRSCQVERNELFLPGRMAYVVDLDDEFTDTDIPTTLIRSKADCPSMEAQTTLTTNDIVISKLTQILSYLRQGTRHKKIKKKDKGKVDEKRPPDAPDADLSIFEDIGDYIPSTASSSKPPKDKDRHRDRERDRDKDRDRDRERDREDDTKRRHNYFEKPRTEEVMEVDAGPASLREHIKMINEKFAGAAGSQWQSQEPGSQRRDSKEQLGDFFGGSNSYAECYPATMDDLAVDSDEEVDYSKMDQGNKKGPLGRWDFDTQEEYSDYMNNKEALPKAAFQYGIKMSEGRKTRRFKETNEKAELDRQWKKISAIIEKRKKMEADGVDMKRPKY from the exons ATGCCGGAAA CTGAGAGCTACTCCAACCCTCTGGCCCCCGAGGGCCACGAGGTGGACGACCCCCGAGCCGCCGCCGCTCAGTCCAAACTCACCAACGATGACTTCAGGAAGTTACTGATGACGCCCAGGGCGGCGCCCTCCTCGGCTCCGCCCTCCAAGTCCAGACACCATGA AATGCCGAGGGACTACAATGAGGATGAGGATCCTGctgcgaggaggaggaagaagaagag CTACTATGCTAAGCTACGTcagcaggagatggagagagagagagaactggcTGAGAAGTACCGTGACCGAGCGAGAGAGAGACGAGACGGCGTCAACAAGGACTACGAAGAGACGGAGCTAATTAGCACTACAGCTAACTACAGAGCTGTAGGGCCCACGGCTGAGGC AGATAAGTCTGCTGCTGAGAAGCGTCGTCAGCTGATCCAGGAGTCCAAGTTTCTGGGAGGTGACATGGAGCACACTCACTTGGTGAAAGGACTCGACTTCGCTCTGTTACAGAAG GTCAGAGCTGAAATCACCagtaaagagaaagaagaagaagacatgatggagaaaGTCCAGAAAGAAGCAAA gaAGGACGTGGAACCTGAGGAGAAGATCGAGTTTAAGACTCGTCTTG GGAGGAACATCTACCGTGTGGTGTTCAGGTCTTGTCAGGTGGAGAGGAACGAGCTCTTCCTCCCGGGGAGGATGGCCTACGTGGTCGACCTGGACGACGAGTTCACCGACACCGACATCCCCACAACTCTGATCCGCAGCAAGGCCGACTGTCCCAGCATGGAG GCCCAGACGACTCTGACCACCAATGACATCGTGATCTCTAAACTGACCCAGATCCTGTCCTACCTGAGACAGGGGACACGGCACAAGAAGatcaagaagaaggacaagG GTAAAGTGGACGAGAAGAGACCTCCTGATGCTCCTGATGCTGATCTCAG tatCTTTGAGGACATCGGGGACTACATCCCGTCCACGGCCTCGTCCTCCAAACCTCCCAAAGACAAGGACAGACAccgggacagagagagagacagggacaaggacagagacagagacagagagagagacagagaggacgaCACCAAGAGGAGACACAACTACTTTGAGAAACCACGGACGGaagag gtgatggaggtggatgCAG GCCCCGCCTCCCTCAGAGAACACATCAAGATGATCAATGAGAAGTTTGCAGGAGCAGCCGGCAGCCAATGGCAGAGCCAGGAGCC TGGTTCTCAGAGGAGAGATTCTAAAGAACAACTGGGTGATTTCTTTGGAGGATCCAACTCCTACGCTGAGTGTTACCCTGCTAC GATGGACGACCTGGCTGTGGACAGTGATGAGGAAGTGGACTACAGTAAGATGGACCAG GGCAACAAGAAGGGTCCTCTGGGCCGCTGGGACTTCGACACCCAGGAGGAATATTCAGACTACATGAACAACAAGGAGGCCCTGCCCAA GGCTGCGTTCCAGTACGGCATCAAAATGTCTGAGGGAAGGAAAACGCGACGTTTCAAAGAGACCAATGAAAAAGCAGAACTGGACCGACAGTGGAAGAAGATCAGCGCG atcattgagaagaggaagaagatggaggctgACGG ggtGGACATGAAGAGACCAAAGTACTGA
- the LOC125021499 gene encoding GTPase IMAP family member 8-like — MAAPPDLIIVLLGNAGVGKSASGNTILGQDKFESRLDFKSVTTEISTATGQVFGKTISVTDTPGILDSEQAVRAYCEGLRCSEIPRLFLVVVKIDRFTPEQSNAVDAAIRIIGDQDLQNSYMLFTRSDLLNKSLEEFIQSNPEGPLALSAARFAGTHEFNNVNGEREQVRQLLLKSRHLRPDRDSVAERRLVLLGVAGDGKSSTGNTILGSDTFSKGCNFNAVTTESTSASARVEGRQITVVDTPGFTAAVLSPEKLYQEIVNGITKASPGPHVFIIVVKIGRGTEAGIKLFEVLPKLFGKDSPQFTMIVFTHGDELRGQSLEEFIQTERRLSDLVKMCNYRYCVFDNTSRNKQQVINLLGKVEEMVTHNHGKHCKAEMFYDVQCVTVKISVKWKEFLEWFKQLLESLDSKTHCMNSRVYIRFVS; from the exons ATGGCTGCTCCTCCAGATCTCATCATTGTCCTTCTGGGAAACGCAGGAGTCGGTAAAAGCGCTTCAGGAAACACAATTTTAGGACAAGACAAGTTTGAGTCAAGACTGGACTTTAAATCTGTGACAACTGAGATCAGTACTGCGACAGGACAAGTGTTTGGGAAAACGATCTCGGTGACTGATACTCCAGGAATATTAGATTCAGAGCAGGCAGTTAGGGCCTATTGTGAGGGGCTTCGGTGCAGTGAAATACCTCGCCTGTTCCTGGTGGTGGTTAAAATTGATCGATTCACCCCTGAGCAGAGTAACGCAGTGGATGCAGCGATCAGAATAATTGGAGATCAGGACCTGCAGAACAGTTACATGCTCTTCACTAGGAGCGATTTACTGAACAAGTCCCTGGAGGAGTTCATCCAGAGTAACCCAGAAGGCCCGCTTGCTCTGTCAGCTGCAAGGTTTGCAGGGACTCATGAGTTCAACAATGTTAACGGTGAACGTGAGCAGGTCAGACAGCTCCTGCTGAAGTCAAGACACCTCAGACCTG atcGTGATTCGGTTGCAGAAAGGAGGCTCGTGCTGCTCGGTGTAGCTGGAGATGGTAAAAGTTCCACAGGAAACACCATCCTGGGATCAGACACGTTCAGCAAAGGGTGTAACTTTAATGCTGTAACAACAGAGTCGACCTCTGCATCAGCTAGAGTGGAGGGTCGTCAGATCACGGTGGTCGACACGCCAGgattcactgctgctgttctttCTCCTGAAAAGCTGTATCAAGAGATAGTGAATGGGATCACGAAGGCCAGTCCAGGTCCACATGTCTTCATCATTGTGGTCAAAATAGGCAGAGGTACTGAAGCCGGTATCAAACTGTTTGAGGTGTTGCCCAAATTGTTTGGGAAGGATTCTCCACAATTCACCATGATTGTATTCACCCACGGAGATGAGCTGAGAGGTCAGTCCCTCGAGGAGTTCATTCAGACTGAGAGACGTTTGTCTGATCTGGTCAAAATGTGTAACTATCGATACTGTGTGTTTGACAACACGtcaagaaacaaacagcaggtCATAAACCTGCTGGGTAAGGTAGAGGAGATGGTCACGCATAATCATGGAAAACACTGTAAAGCTGAGATGTTTTATGATGTTCAGTGTGTGACAGTGAAAATCTCTGTTAAGTGGAAGGAATTCTTGGAATGGTTCAAACAGCTGTTGGAATCGTTAGATTCAAAAACACACTGTATGAACTCCAGGGTGTATATAAGATTTGTATCATAA